ACATGATCGACCGTGCCATTAAAGCTATGGATGCTTGTGCCGATCTGCCCGAAGAACAACAGTTTGCCTGGACGATCCCCGGGTGGGTCTTGTCGAAGACGATGGAAGACTGGGATGGGCAAACGCCTCAGCGTAGGCAGATATTGGACGATAAATTCAGGTCGGGGAAGATTATCTCGCATGCGTTGCCTTTCACGCTAATCTCTGATATTTGTGGAGTGGAGGATATGGTACGCGGACTGGGCTTTTCGTCTGCGTTGAATCGTAAGTATGGTTTGCCTTTGTCACACTCTGGCAAGATGACCGACGAACCGTCGCAGACAGGAGCTTTGGCGACGGTATTGGCTCATGCGGGTATCCGATTTTTGCATATCGGTTGTAACTGGCCGAGTGGGTTTGTTAAAACACCGGGATTGTTTTGGTGGGAAGGACCGGATGGCTCGCGGGTGATGACATTGTACTCTGCCAGTTACGGAACAAACTGTGCCGTGTGTCCTGTAGAATGGCAGGGACCGAATGATCCGATGATGGGAGTAAACCTGATGCCGGCAAAAGATTGGCCTTATACGGTTTGGCCGGCTATTCTAGTGACAGGTGATAACTCGGGACCTCCTACGGCAGAACGAATTAAGGAATTGTTTCAGGAGATAAAAGAGAAAATGCCGGATGTGAATGTGCACATGGGAACGATGGATGACTTTTACGATGCTATCATGAAAGAAAATCCGCAATTGCCCGTGGTGAAGTCCGCTATGCCGGATACTTGGATACATGGGGTGATGTGTGACCCGGGTGGAATACGCCTGTTGCGGGAAACGCATTCATTGATACCGGCAGCAGAGGCGTTGCATACGCAATTGGGCTGTTGGGGTGTTGATACACCGGCGGTTTCGGATGAGATAGCTACAGCGTATGAAAAGATGGCTTTGTATGGCGAACATACGTGGGGCGGATCAAGACAAGTGAATGTTTACGGAAAGGCTTTTCAGCAATTATCGGCTGAAAAAAATGAAGATTTGGAAGCTTCGTGGGAAGATAAAACGAATTATGTGCGGAAAGCCTCCGACATCGCGCATTCGGTTACAGATAGGAACATGACGGCTTTGGCTACTCACGTGAAATGTAATAAACCCTCTTCCATAGTCTACAACCCGCTGCCTTGGAAGCGTTCGGATTGGATAGAGCTAGAGGGAAAGAAACTGTTTGTAAAGGATATCCCCGCAGGAGGATACCGGACTGTCCCGTTGAAAGAGGTAAGTACCAAAGAACAGAGATTGTCAGGCAACACACTTGAGAATACCTACTATAAAATCACTTTCGATGCGGAACGAGGATGTATCACTTCCTTGATAGATAAGAAGAGCGGACGCGAGTGGATAGACCCGAAAGCCGAACAGGGCTTCGGACAGTATCTGAATGAGCGGTTCACGTATGAACAAACGTTGGATTATACGATGACTTACCAGCAAGGACGAGCTAAAGATTGGGCACATCCGGGTATTTGCAAACCGGGTATGGTGTCGGAAAAAGAGGTCCCTTATCGAGCCGCATCTCCCCAACAAGGTGTGTTGAAGATGACTGCTGAGGGTGACGTGCAAATAGCCGAACTGGCTATGCCTTCCGACCGCTCCAACCATCTTCCGGCTTCTGTATTGCGTATCTCTTTGTATAAAGACCAGCCGTATGTGGATATGGAAATCACCATACAGGATAAAGCGAAAGACAATTGGCCGGAGGCGGACTGGCTCTGCCTGCCTTTCCGGATCGAGCAGCCGGAGTTCAATGTTTACCGGCAGTTAGGCGTGATGAATCCGGCAACGGACATTCAATCGGGAGCAAACCGGCATCTGTATGCGGCTGAATATGGTGTAACCATTACCGGTCGGGATGGAGCTGGAATGGCAGTATGTCCGCTCGATCATCCGTTGATCAGTTTGGGAGTTCCCGGATGTTGGAAATATTCAGATGATTACGTACCGGAACAGCCGGTTGTCTATCTTAATTTGTATAATAACCAGTGGAATACGAATTTCCGTTATTGGTATCCTGGTACGTGGAGTTCCCGGGTTCGTATTTGGACGATAGAAGAAGGTACTACTCCGGAAGAAAGATCCCTGCTGTTTGTGACTTCAGCTTTGGAAGCGCGTAATCCATTACAAGCCGTATCTGTAAAAAAGAATGAAGGAAATCTTCCTGCTGCCCAATCGGGTATAGAAGTCTCTCGTGCGGGAGTGACAGTCACCGCATTTGGTGCCGATCCGGATGGAAATACAGGAACATTACTACGCGTTTGGGAACAGGTTGGAGTTTCAGGAAAACTAATGGTCACGTTGCCAAAAGGGATGAATGCCTCACTTGCCGTACCGGTAAATTTGCGTGGGGAAAAGAAAGGAGACCCTATCCACATTAAATCCGGAAAGTTTGAACTGGAATTGGGAGCTTATGCGCCTGCCAGTTTTATATTGGAATAATCTTCTATAAGTATTATTCTTTTTGAGACTTTCTGAATCGTTGCGGTGACATCCCATAGCGTTCTTTGAATACACGGGTGAAGTATTGGTTGGAACTGAATCCACAGTCGAAGGCGATATCGATAATATTCTTGTCAGCAGATTCTTTCAACTGCTGACAAGCTTTTTCTAATCGTATATCGTTTAGATATTTCATGGGGGAGCGGTTCGTGATCTCCTGACAATATTTAGAAAATTGCGTGACACCCAATCCGCAATATTCAGCCATATTTTCGAGAGTCCAGATCTGTGCATACAGGGAGTCCAGTTCTCCCAGAAAAATATTGACACTTCGTTTACTGCTGATTAACTTCTCATCAAAGGAAACGGATTCTTTCTCAAACAGTTCTAAAAGAGAAATTAAAATACGATTAACACATATTTTAATTTTGGAATCAAGATAAGGAGTATCGTTTTGCAGAATGGTCTGTCCCAACTCTGCAAAACAATCCTTCAATGTGTTATTCGTTTTCCAGACAGGTTGCTCATTGAGTTGAAGAATTCGGGTCAGTTTGGAAAGGTTG
This is a stretch of genomic DNA from Parabacteroides chongii. It encodes these proteins:
- a CDS encoding helix-turn-helix transcriptional regulator — protein: MKNTPIYFDIDGKIYSPDCCAPLENATRQQEIEMHTLARDHYPGIRLKENELENIKSIGYWNATKQQSWDLEWHYNEGIEICFLEAGQVDLFIGDEILPLHPQYLSITRPWLRHKIGHIGRSKLHWFIIDVGVRFPHQDWIWPDWIVLSKPNLSKLTRILQLNEQPVWKTNNTLKDCFAELGQTILQNDTPYLDSKIKICVNRILISLLELFEKESVSFDEKLISSKRSVNIFLGELDSLYAQIWTLENMAEYCGLGVTQFSKYCQEITNRSPMKYLNDIRLEKACQQLKESADKNIIDIAFDCGFSSNQYFTRVFKERYGMSPQRFRKSQKE
- a CDS encoding glycoside hydrolase family 38 C-terminal domain-containing protein, with translation MDKKSIFCGLLSLLPFLAKGEVAEEYNTKVKEVIVICKTHFDIGYTHRVDDVVNYYQTDMIDRAIKAMDACADLPEEQQFAWTIPGWVLSKTMEDWDGQTPQRRQILDDKFRSGKIISHALPFTLISDICGVEDMVRGLGFSSALNRKYGLPLSHSGKMTDEPSQTGALATVLAHAGIRFLHIGCNWPSGFVKTPGLFWWEGPDGSRVMTLYSASYGTNCAVCPVEWQGPNDPMMGVNLMPAKDWPYTVWPAILVTGDNSGPPTAERIKELFQEIKEKMPDVNVHMGTMDDFYDAIMKENPQLPVVKSAMPDTWIHGVMCDPGGIRLLRETHSLIPAAEALHTQLGCWGVDTPAVSDEIATAYEKMALYGEHTWGGSRQVNVYGKAFQQLSAEKNEDLEASWEDKTNYVRKASDIAHSVTDRNMTALATHVKCNKPSSIVYNPLPWKRSDWIELEGKKLFVKDIPAGGYRTVPLKEVSTKEQRLSGNTLENTYYKITFDAERGCITSLIDKKSGREWIDPKAEQGFGQYLNERFTYEQTLDYTMTYQQGRAKDWAHPGICKPGMVSEKEVPYRAASPQQGVLKMTAEGDVQIAELAMPSDRSNHLPASVLRISLYKDQPYVDMEITIQDKAKDNWPEADWLCLPFRIEQPEFNVYRQLGVMNPATDIQSGANRHLYAAEYGVTITGRDGAGMAVCPLDHPLISLGVPGCWKYSDDYVPEQPVVYLNLYNNQWNTNFRYWYPGTWSSRVRIWTIEEGTTPEERSLLFVTSALEARNPLQAVSVKKNEGNLPAAQSGIEVSRAGVTVTAFGADPDGNTGTLLRVWEQVGVSGKLMVTLPKGMNASLAVPVNLRGEKKGDPIHIKSGKFELELGAYAPASFILE